In the genome of Bremerella sp. P1, the window CTTGGGGCGTTCCGACTTGAAGTTCTCGGACGTGATGGTGACCTGCGGCGGGCGAGCAAGGGCAGCCGTCCAGCCGAGCGGGATGACCTCGGTCTTGATGTTGAGATCGTGCGAGATGGTTTCGAGGGAGTCGGTCAAACTTCTTCGCCTAAATTCGATGCAATATGCGATTGGGAGCAGCGTTTGGGCGTATTACTTCCCTACGCCGTGCGCTTCTTCGATGGCTTCGCGGATCCGCGTGAATGGCTCGTTCAGATCCAAATCGATTGACTTCTCTTGCCACATACTCTCGAGCACTGCGCGGTCGGCCTCGTGCTGGGCGCTGACGGCGACTTCGTAGCTACCAAGCTGAAATGAGCGGATATGGGGGGGAGCCACGGCCAGTTGAGCAGTATCCATGCGATAGCTGGGGGAAGACTCCGTGGCGCCAGCGTCTTCCACACAGCTAGGCGGAAGCAGGGCCACCGGGATGTCGGTATGATCGCGAAGTGACAGCACGTACTCGCTGTCAGTGCAGACAGCCAGGGCCGGAGATTTGAGCTTCGCTATCAAAGCCCCGCCGATCTGCTCGCCGTACAGATACGGTTTCAGCGTGGGACCATAGAGAATCTCCTGGGCACGGTTGGCTTTCACCGGGGCCGTACAGTGGAATTCCAATGGACGTCCTGCCAAATTCAAGACTAAGAGTCCACCAAATAAGCCACCTGGGGTATGCTCCACCACGGTAAGGAAACCTAGGGTGGGCACTGATTTATCGTTCCGATTCGACATAGGCACTCCATCTTGCCCATTTGCATTTCATGACAGCGTATCTCGTTGGGGCAGCTTGGGCACGCGGCCCAATCTTGAGAATCGGTGTTTCGGAAAGGTGGACTTTAACAATCGTAACGGCGGTTATCCCGCCGCTAGCACCTATAGCACTGAAACGAAATGCTCGACAGTCGATGGGGCGGGTGAGTATACTGGGTAACTTGACCTTCCAGGAGAACAACAAACCAATGTCGCCCGACCCCAAAGACCTTTCCACTCTGTTCACCCACGTCGACGTCTCCTCCAATCCATCTCCTATGCAGCAAACCATTCACACGGAAGAAACGAATGCCCTGCTCAAGCGGATGATTGAGCTTCAGGAGCGTCAGACGCTGTTGATGGAAGAAATGCTTCAGCAGCAGGTCCATACGCAGAAACAGCGTTCGGCAGAACTGAATGCGTGGCGCAAGGCGCACCCAGAGCTGGCAGAGAAATGCCGCATGGCAGCCGAAGCGTTGAGCAAGGTCCACGCAGACTTCCTCGGCACACTGGCCAACGAAGTCGATGACTCGGCCGACGACATGATCGATAGCGAATTCATGCTGAATGAGTTCGTCGATCGCTTTGGTCCTCGTATCGCTCATCTGAACGGCGTACTCCAGATGCTCGCTCAATTGGGTGCTCCGGTTCAAGCGACCAAGACCAACACCCAGTAGAACTTGGCACGAAAACCGCTTGCCAAGTTCCTGATCCAGACGAAAAAACCTGTCCTTTCACAGGTTTTTTTATTGCGCCGAAAAATTACTCGGGCAACCAAAGGTTGTCAGAACAAGTTTTTCTCGGTACCATCCGTAGAGTCACATCCCTCTGCTCGATCCGCCGGTCGAAGCGTCGTCCGCGGCGAGTCCCTTCTATCCTTCCCTTGTTGGCTTGAATTGGAACCATGGCAAGCGACACGCTAACCCCAGAAGTTGAAGCGGCGGTAAAGTCCGCTAAGGACAAGCTCGACGCTCACACCTATGAGATCGTCCAGTGGCATTTTCACGAGTCGACCGGCTGCCCGTTCTGGCTCGAAAAGAAGAAAGAGTTCAACTTCGATCCTCTGACCGAAGTGAAGTGTTACGACGACCTCAAGAAGTTCCCTCTGTTCGAGGACGAATGGCTTCGTGGTGGTCCCGTCCGTCGCTGGGTTCCCAAGGCCTTCGCTGACAAGCCGATTTATGTCTTCGAGACCGGCGGCACCACCGGTATCCCCAAGAGCCGGATCGCCATCGACGACTTCCGTACCGACTATTCGCTCTTCAGCGAAACCCTGCCGGATGAGTACTTCCCCAAAGGCTCGAACTGGCTGATGCTTGGTCCTTCTGGGCCGCGCCGCCTGCGTCTGGCCGTAGAACACCTCGCCCAGGTTCGCGGCGGGATCAGCTTCTGCATCGATCTCGATCCACGTTGGGTCGTCAAGCTCATCAAACGCGGCAAGATGGACGAGCTAGAAGCCTACAAGAAGCACTGCATCGACCAGGCCATTACGGTCCTTACCGCTGGTCACGACGTGAAGTGCATGTTTGGTACGCCGAAACTGATTGAATCGCTGTGCCTTGGCCTCGAAGACAAAGGCACCACGCTGGCCGAAGTCGGCATCACCGGCATCTTCAGTGGTGGCACCGAATTCACGCCGCAGTGGACCCGCTACTGTATCGAAGAGCTCTTCGGTGGTGGTCCCGAAGAAAGCGGTATCTACATGACGCCGACCTACGGCAACACGCTGATGGGCCTGGCATGTAGCAAACCCGTCACTCCAGAAGATGGTTACAAGATCTCCTACTATGCTCCTCAGCCGCGAGCCGTGACGGAAGTCGTTTCCTTCGACGATCCGAACGAGTCGGTTCCTTACGGCGAGACGGGCCGCGTTAAACTAACGACCCTGACCAAGGAGTTCTTCGTCCCTGGCTTCCTGGAACGAGACGAAGGTGAACGTGAAATGCCTTACCTCACCTACCCCTGGGAAGGCGTCAGCGGCGTGCGACCGTTCCACGGCTTCGCCAGCAGCACCACCGTTGGTGTGTACTAATCGAACCAGAAACTTAAGCCACTGCTGAACAAGTCAGCAGTGGCACACCACAAGTTATCCGAATCACATAATTCATTTACGGACGCCAATCATGCTGAATATTCCTGCTATCCGTTGGGGCAAGCCCTACGACTCGCTCGAAAAAGAAGACGTCGTCCACTTCCGCACCGGTGAACCGATTGCTCAACTGAGCCAGGTCGGCGGGGGGATCCTCAAGCGAGACATGCGGAAGGCCCAGTCTGCTCGCGATGCCTTGCTGCAATTCAGCCCCGAAGAGATCCTCGAGAAACTGGCCGTTGCCGGCAAGCTTTTCGTGGAAGCCGACCTGCCGATTGGTGACGGTTCGCAGACGCCAGAAGCATTTGTGCATGCCCAGAGCGCCTCGACCGGTCTTCCCGAACACATGTGCCGCTCGAACATGCAGAAGAATGCATTCGTGCTGCAGAACATGCCCAAGATTCTCGACTCGCTGACCCGCGGGCTCGATCTCAATATTCTGGCTCGTGGCTACGGTAAAGAACCTGGCCGCGATGTCATGCTCAGCTATCAAGTTCAAAGTCCGGTACTCGGCGCCGTGTTGCCTTCCAATTCACCCGGGGTGCATACCTTGTGGCTTCCGGCCGTCGCGCTTCAACTTGGTCTGGTTCTCAAGCCAGGTGGAAAGGAGCCATGGACGCCGTACCGGATTTTCTCTGCCATGGTCGAAGCAGGCTTGCCCGCCGAGGCATTCTGCCTGTATCCCGGTGCCGGTGGTGACGTAGGTGCATCGCTGCTCTCGTCGGTCGACCGAGCAATGGTCTTTGGCGGTCAGCAAACGATTGATCAGTACGCTGGCAACCCGAAAGTTCAGCCGCACGGTCCTGGCTTCAGCAAGATCTTGCTGGCCGACGATGTGGTCGACGATTGGCCGCAGTACCTGGACCTGATGGTCCAGAGCGTTTTCGCCAATAGCGGTCGTAGCTGCATCAATGCTTCTGGCATCTGGGCCTCGCGACACACCAAGGAGATTGCTCAGGCAATTGCCGAAAAGATTGGCCCGACCGAGATCAAAGACCCAACTGACGATGAAGCCGCGTTGGCTGCATTCACGATGCCTGGCATGGCTCCGGCCGTGTGGGGCATGATCGAGTCTGACCTCGCGGAAGATGGCGTGACCGATTACACGGCATCGTACGGTGACCGCCTGGTTCAAATGGAACGCTGCGACTACCTCAAGCCGATGGTCGTTCATGCGGAAAACCCAGAGAAGCAGGTCGCCAGCAAAGAGTACATGTTCCCGTTCGTCTCCGTGGTCGAATGCCCACAGGAAGAGATGATCAAGAAGATGGGTTACTCGCTCATCTGCACGGCCATCACGGGCAACGAAGACTTCGCTCGTCAACTGGTCAACGCGACGCACATCGACCGCTTGAACATCGGTCCGATCCCGACCCATAAGGTCGATTGGCTGCAACCGCATGAAGGGAACATCATTGAGTTCCTCTTCCGCAGCCGAGCCTATCAATCGGCTCCGGTTCAGGTCGCGGCTTCGTAGTTTTCAAACATCGATTGCCTCTCGCTCCGGTCGCCTCGTCCCGTTTGGGAAGAGGATTAGGGTGAGAGGCAATTTGGGTAGATAGATTGCCCTCACCCTCTTTCAGCGCGGACGTTGGAAAGGGCATCGGAATGAAACAGGATCCCGAGGCATGATTCCATTCGACTTCCAGCCACGCACACGGATTGTGTTTGGTCCGGATAGCCTTCAGCGGCTCGGCGAACTGGCCCAAGAGCTCGGCGCGAAGCGTGCGCTGGTGGTCAGCGATCCTGGAGTCATCAAGGCGGGGCATACCCAGCATGGTATCGATTGCCTGGAATCGGCCGGCGTCGCGGCGTTTCTGTTTGACGGCGTGCAAGAGAATCCTTCGACGGTAAACGTCGCCAAGGGCGTTGCTTTTGCGAAGCAGCACGAGCCTGAGTTGATTGTCGGCTTGGGTGGTGGCAGCGCGATGGACTGTGCCAAGGGAATCAATTTCCTGCTGACCAACGGCGGCGAGATGAAGGACTACTGGGGAGTCGGTAAGGCAACCCAGGACATGCTTCCTATGATTGCCGTTCCGACCACCGCCGGTACCGGCAGCGAGGCCCAATCGTTTGCCCTGATCACCGACGCCGAGACGCACGTCAAAATGGCCTGTGGCGATAAGAAAGCCGCCTGTCGAATTGCCCTACTCGATCCCAAATTAACAGTAACCCAGCCGCAAATGGTCACGGCCCTTACAGGGATCGATGCGATCAGTCATGCGTTGGAAACGTTCGTTACGAAGAAGCGAAATGAAGTCAGCCTTAGCTTCAGCCGTGAAGCTTGGCGATTGCTCGCCGGCAACTTCACCAAGGTGCTTAGCAATCCGGAAGATGTCAAAGCTCGTGGTGCGATGCAATTGGGGGCCTGCTTTGCCGGCCTGGCCATCGAGAACTCGATGCTTGGCGCCGCGCACGCGCTCGCCAATCCGTTAACCTCCCACTACGGTGTGATACATGGTCAGGCGGTGGGCGTGATGCTTCCTTCGGTGATTCGCTACAACGGCGAAGCATTCAACGAGCTTTACCAGGACCTGCTGACGATTCCGGTCGATTTGCCCAACTATCCCAAGCCAGAGCAAGGTGCCGAAGGCCTGGCAGACCTGATCCAAAGCTGGGTAGATGCCGCAGGCCTGGCAACCAATTTGAATCAACTGTCGATCAACGGCGAAAAGCTCGACACCCTTTCCGCCGATGCCGCCAAGCAGTGGACCGGGCACTTTAATCCCCGCGACGTCGACGCAGGCGAATTCTCGAAGCTTTACCAATCGGCCATGCAGTAATTCGCTGCGATGTGCCTTGGCAAAGTCCTTTGAGTAAAATGAAGGAACTTCCTTCCACTGGCCACCTATTCAAGGATTCCGCCATGAAATTCAAACTGACGATACCGCTGACCGCGATCCTGTTCGCATTCGCAGCCATCGCTCAGCTGCGCGCGGACTGGCCCCTTTATCGCGGTAATGCCCTCGCACAAGGTGTTTCCGACGAAACCTTGCCCGACAATCTGGATGTCCGCTGGAAGCTCGAAATCGACAATGGTGCCTTCGAGGCGACTCCGATCGTCGTCGATGGGATCGTCTACATCGGCGATCTGGACGGACGGGTCTACGCCGTCAAGCTTGAGGACGGCTCGAAGGTCTGGACCTACGAAGGCAACGTCGATCAGCTCTCCGGTTTCATGGGGTCGCCTGCTTATCGCGAGGGTCGAATCTATGTCGGTGACATCGACGGGGTACTGCACTGCCTGAATGCTGAAGATGGCAAGCTCATTTGGAAGTTTGAAGCCGGCCTGGAGATCAACGGCAGCGTGAACTTTTACCAGGACAAGATCCTGATTGGCTCGCAAGATGCCCATCTCTATTGCTTGAACAAAGAAGATGGCAAGCTGGCCTGGAAAGTTCAGATCGACGATCAAATCCGCTGCATGCCAACGGTCGTTTCCAATCGCGGATTCGTTGCCGGCTGCGACAGCAAACTTCACGTGATCGACCTGGATAAAGGTGAACCGATCGGCACGGTACCGATTGACGGTCCGACAGGTTCGGCGCCTGCGGTACGTGACAATGTTGCGTACTTCGGTACGGAAGCCGGTTCGTTTTTTGCTATCAACTGGAAAGACCTGAAGGTCATTTGGCAGTTCCAAGATGATCGGAACCGCCAACAGATCCGCGCCAGTGCCGCCGTACTTCCCGATCGCGTAATTTACGGTTCGTTCAGCAAAAACCTCGTTTCGCTTGACCGTGAGACGGGGGAAGAACAATGGACGTTTAAAGCCCGAGGCAAGATTAACAGTTCACCGGTAGTCGCCGGGAACCGTGTCTACTTCGGTTCGGCCGACAGCCGCGTTCGTGCCGTCGACCTGAAGACCGGTAAAGAAGTTTGGCAATACGAGGCTAAGAGCGGTTTCCCCGCAGGCCCGGCGGTCTCAAACGACTGCCTGCTGATTGCTACCGAGCGAGGCGTGTTGTACTGCTTTGCCGAAAAGAAATAACTGACGAAAACACCCTTTCGCTAATGCCCGTTGTTGGCAAGTTAACCTTAGCAGAAAGCAAGATTGATTCATGGCCACCGATTCCACCAAGACCGAAGTCGGTAGTTACTTTATTTCCAACTATCCTCCATTCTCGCAGTGGAGCGAAGAGTACGCTGACGATCTCAACACGGCGATGCACTCACCGCCGCGTGAAGGCGTACCGCTGGGCTTGTATCTGCACGTCCCGTTCTGCCGTAAGCGTTGTAAGTTCTGTTACTTCCGCGTCTATACCGATAAGAACGCCCAGGAAGTCGAAACGTATGTTTCCGCATTGGTGAAGGAAATCGAACTGGTCAGCCAGACCGAAGCGATGGGCGGCCGACCGTTCCGTTTTGTTTACTTTGGTGGTGGAACTCCGTCATTCCTGAGCCCAAAACAATTGAAGCGATTGGAAGATCGCCTGCGCACGAGCATCAGTTGGGACCAGGCAGAAGAAGTGACCTTCGAGTGCGAACCAGGTACCCTTCGCGAATCAAAGGTGAAGGCCCTTCGCGATATGGGCGTTACCCGATTGAGCCTGGGCGTCGAGAACTTCTTTGATCATATCCTGGAAGAAAACGGGCGTGCCCACCTTTCCAAGGAAGTCTACACCGCTTGGGAATGGATCGAGGCCGCCAAATTCCCGAACGTAAATATCGACTTGATCGCCGGCATGGTCGGCGAAACGTGGGATACGTGGAAGGAAAACATCAAGAAGGTCCTCGAGTTCTCGCCAGAGAGCGTGACGATCTACCAGATGGAACTCCCGTTCAACACGGTCTACTCGCAAGACATCCTGGGCAACAAGATCGAGACGCCGGTTGCCGACTGGCCGATGAAGCGTGCCTGGGTGAGCTATGCGTTCGATGAACTAGCCAAAGCAGGCTACAGCGTCAGTAGCGCGTACACCATGGTCAAAGACCCCAGCAAGGTCAACTTCAGCTACCGCGATAACCTGTTCGGCGGCAGCGACCTTCTGGCCACCGGCGTGGCGAGCTTTGGCCACATCAGCGGCATTCACTACCAAAACAAGACCGAGTGGGCCGACTACACCGGCACCTTGCTCGACAAGGGAGAGCTCCCCCTCAAACGAGCTTACCGCCCGACGCCAGAGCAGCTGCTCATCCGGGAAACGATCTTGCTGCTCAAGCGAGGCTATCTGGATGCCGACTACTTCCGCCAGAAGTTTGGGGTTGAGATCCTCGAGAAGTGGTCCGACATCTGGAAGCAGTATCAGGAAGAAGGCTTCGTCACGATCAATGGAGACCGTATCGAACTGACACGAGACGGATTACTGCGAGCCG includes:
- a CDS encoding outer membrane protein assembly factor BamB family protein encodes the protein MKFKLTIPLTAILFAFAAIAQLRADWPLYRGNALAQGVSDETLPDNLDVRWKLEIDNGAFEATPIVVDGIVYIGDLDGRVYAVKLEDGSKVWTYEGNVDQLSGFMGSPAYREGRIYVGDIDGVLHCLNAEDGKLIWKFEAGLEINGSVNFYQDKILIGSQDAHLYCLNKEDGKLAWKVQIDDQIRCMPTVVSNRGFVAGCDSKLHVIDLDKGEPIGTVPIDGPTGSAPAVRDNVAYFGTEAGSFFAINWKDLKVIWQFQDDRNRQQIRASAAVLPDRVIYGSFSKNLVSLDRETGEEQWTFKARGKINSSPVVAGNRVYFGSADSRVRAVDLKTGKEVWQYEAKSGFPAGPAVSNDCLLIATERGVLYCFAEKK
- a CDS encoding iron-containing alcohol dehydrogenase, coding for MIPFDFQPRTRIVFGPDSLQRLGELAQELGAKRALVVSDPGVIKAGHTQHGIDCLESAGVAAFLFDGVQENPSTVNVAKGVAFAKQHEPELIVGLGGGSAMDCAKGINFLLTNGGEMKDYWGVGKATQDMLPMIAVPTTAGTGSEAQSFALITDAETHVKMACGDKKAACRIALLDPKLTVTQPQMVTALTGIDAISHALETFVTKKRNEVSLSFSREAWRLLAGNFTKVLSNPEDVKARGAMQLGACFAGLAIENSMLGAAHALANPLTSHYGVIHGQAVGVMLPSVIRYNGEAFNELYQDLLTIPVDLPNYPKPEQGAEGLADLIQSWVDAAGLATNLNQLSINGEKLDTLSADAAKQWTGHFNPRDVDAGEFSKLYQSAMQ
- a CDS encoding aldehyde dehydrogenase family protein, translated to MLNIPAIRWGKPYDSLEKEDVVHFRTGEPIAQLSQVGGGILKRDMRKAQSARDALLQFSPEEILEKLAVAGKLFVEADLPIGDGSQTPEAFVHAQSASTGLPEHMCRSNMQKNAFVLQNMPKILDSLTRGLDLNILARGYGKEPGRDVMLSYQVQSPVLGAVLPSNSPGVHTLWLPAVALQLGLVLKPGGKEPWTPYRIFSAMVEAGLPAEAFCLYPGAGGDVGASLLSSVDRAMVFGGQQTIDQYAGNPKVQPHGPGFSKILLADDVVDDWPQYLDLMVQSVFANSGRSCINASGIWASRHTKEIAQAIAEKIGPTEIKDPTDDEAALAAFTMPGMAPAVWGMIESDLAEDGVTDYTASYGDRLVQMERCDYLKPMVVHAENPEKQVASKEYMFPFVSVVECPQEEMIKKMGYSLICTAITGNEDFARQLVNATHIDRLNIGPIPTHKVDWLQPHEGNIIEFLFRSRAYQSAPVQVAAS
- a CDS encoding coproporphyrinogen-III oxidase family protein, whose amino-acid sequence is MATDSTKTEVGSYFISNYPPFSQWSEEYADDLNTAMHSPPREGVPLGLYLHVPFCRKRCKFCYFRVYTDKNAQEVETYVSALVKEIELVSQTEAMGGRPFRFVYFGGGTPSFLSPKQLKRLEDRLRTSISWDQAEEVTFECEPGTLRESKVKALRDMGVTRLSLGVENFFDHILEENGRAHLSKEVYTAWEWIEAAKFPNVNIDLIAGMVGETWDTWKENIKKVLEFSPESVTIYQMELPFNTVYSQDILGNKIETPVADWPMKRAWVSYAFDELAKAGYSVSSAYTMVKDPSKVNFSYRDNLFGGSDLLATGVASFGHISGIHYQNKTEWADYTGTLLDKGELPLKRAYRPTPEQLLIRETILLLKRGYLDADYFRQKFGVEILEKWSDIWKQYQEEGFVTINGDRIELTRDGLLRADGLLPPFFEPQFQGVRYT